The following are encoded in a window of Arthrobacter woluwensis genomic DNA:
- a CDS encoding carbohydrate ABC transporter permease yields the protein MTSRLADAGAVPQNRTAPAEVIRKPLLPSREKVFWAFLGPALALYTLLFVAPSFFGVWVSLTKWAGPGSEMSWRGLQNYVSLLGNEAFLRSFGNTLVLAVVSGTLVFGVTFLSMVVLRQLKGRAFIRSVVFLPVIISPIAVGAAIGFLLNPDGVANRILGFFGIAPIGFLGPDTVFACIIGGVVWSSTGLYIALMLSAMDAIPEDLYEAALLTGASKWQQFRFITLPLSWDVFAVASVLWVVNSLKTFEIVIAFTTGGAVGVPPIQARTVAVQQYNSVVVSGGVPDLGAGAAMGVIVTVLTIILIVLVRRITAREQVELS from the coding sequence ATGACCAGTCGCCTCGCGGATGCCGGGGCGGTCCCACAGAACCGGACCGCCCCGGCGGAGGTGATCCGCAAGCCGCTGCTGCCGTCGCGGGAGAAGGTCTTCTGGGCCTTCCTCGGCCCGGCGCTGGCGCTCTACACGCTCCTGTTCGTGGCGCCGTCCTTCTTCGGGGTCTGGGTCAGCCTGACCAAGTGGGCCGGTCCGGGCTCGGAGATGTCGTGGCGCGGCCTGCAGAACTACGTGTCACTCCTCGGCAATGAGGCCTTCCTCCGGTCCTTCGGCAACACGCTGGTGCTCGCGGTGGTCAGCGGGACTCTCGTCTTCGGCGTCACCTTTCTGAGCATGGTGGTGCTGCGCCAGCTGAAGGGCCGGGCGTTCATCCGCTCCGTGGTCTTCCTGCCGGTGATCATCTCCCCCATCGCGGTCGGCGCGGCGATCGGCTTCCTGCTGAACCCCGACGGCGTGGCGAACCGGATCCTCGGCTTCTTCGGCATCGCGCCCATCGGCTTCCTCGGGCCCGACACCGTCTTCGCCTGCATCATCGGCGGAGTGGTCTGGTCTTCGACCGGCCTGTACATCGCGCTCATGCTCTCGGCCATGGACGCGATCCCGGAGGACCTGTACGAGGCGGCTCTCCTGACCGGCGCGTCGAAGTGGCAGCAATTCCGCTTCATCACATTGCCACTCTCCTGGGACGTGTTCGCCGTGGCCTCGGTGCTGTGGGTGGTGAACAGTCTCAAGACCTTCGAGATCGTCATCGCCTTCACCACAGGCGGCGCGGTCGGCGTGCCGCCGATCCAGGCCCGCACCGTGGCGGTCCAGCAGTACAACTCGGTGGTGGTGAGCGGCGGCGTGCCGGACCTCGGGGCCGGCGCCGCCATGGGCGTCATCGTGACCGTCCTGACCATCATCCTCATCGTCCTGGTCCGCCGGATCACGGCCCGCGAACAGGTGGAGCTCTCATGA
- a CDS encoding Gfo/Idh/MocA family protein, whose product MQSASPIASAPPADAPTLAVIGAGLRSTVYAQRARATGAVRIVAVAEPDPVRRERFAREHGIPAENVFSGWEDLLAGERLADGVIIGTQDRMHTGPAVAAARKGYHILLEKPIAPTEEEATRILAAAEENDVILAVCHVMRYSPYTRALRTILEDGTIGQVINVQHLEQVGWWHHAHSFVRGNWRKEAESASLLLAKACHDVDWLAYMMGAIPQRVSSFGALTHFTAAARPAGAADRCWDCPLEAICPYSAKRLYLGCLGDPEKEFWPLSAVTEDATPEGVERALRTGPYGRCVYACDNDVVDTQTVSLEFGTGATATITVTAFAALEHRKTRIFGTHGSIDGDGRHLRIHDFVSDSWTEIDTGGGDDASMAGGHGGADESLADAFFSALRHDDPSRILSSGRESLDTHRVVWAAETARKQGTVVTIPPTALSATHLSMTKQEESEYTA is encoded by the coding sequence GTGCAGTCTGCAAGTCCCATCGCGTCCGCTCCTCCAGCGGACGCACCCACCCTCGCGGTGATCGGCGCCGGCCTCCGCAGCACGGTCTACGCCCAGCGGGCCCGGGCGACCGGCGCCGTGCGGATCGTCGCCGTCGCGGAGCCGGACCCGGTGCGCCGCGAGCGGTTCGCCCGAGAGCACGGCATTCCGGCGGAGAACGTCTTCAGCGGATGGGAGGATCTCCTGGCCGGCGAACGGCTGGCCGACGGCGTCATCATCGGCACGCAGGACCGGATGCACACCGGACCTGCCGTGGCGGCGGCCAGGAAGGGCTATCACATCCTCCTGGAGAAGCCGATCGCCCCCACCGAGGAGGAGGCCACCCGCATCCTCGCGGCGGCGGAGGAGAACGACGTCATCCTCGCCGTCTGCCACGTCATGCGGTACTCCCCCTACACGCGGGCGCTGCGGACGATCCTCGAAGACGGCACTATTGGTCAAGTGATCAATGTGCAGCATCTGGAGCAGGTGGGCTGGTGGCATCACGCTCACTCCTTCGTCCGCGGCAATTGGCGCAAGGAGGCGGAGTCCGCCTCGCTCCTTCTGGCCAAAGCTTGCCACGACGTCGATTGGCTTGCCTACATGATGGGAGCAATCCCACAGCGTGTCTCCTCCTTCGGCGCGCTCACCCACTTCACGGCGGCGGCCCGCCCCGCAGGCGCGGCAGACCGGTGCTGGGACTGCCCGCTGGAAGCCATCTGCCCGTACTCGGCCAAACGGCTCTACCTCGGGTGCCTCGGCGATCCGGAGAAGGAGTTCTGGCCGCTGTCCGCCGTCACGGAGGACGCCACCCCCGAAGGTGTGGAGCGGGCGCTGCGCACCGGCCCGTACGGACGCTGCGTCTACGCCTGCGACAACGACGTGGTGGACACCCAGACCGTCTCCCTCGAATTCGGCACCGGCGCGACGGCGACCATCACCGTCACGGCCTTCGCCGCCCTGGAGCACCGCAAGACCCGGATCTTCGGGACGCACGGCTCGATCGACGGCGACGGACGCCATCTCCGGATTCATGATTTCGTCTCGGACAGCTGGACCGAGATCGACACCGGCGGGGGCGATGACGCCTCCATGGCCGGCGGGCACGGGGGCGCCGACGAATCCCTGGCGGACGCCTTCTTCTCCGCCCTCCGCCACGACGATCCCTCCCGGATCCTCAGCAGCGGACGCGAGAGCCTCGACACCCATCGGGTGGTCTGGGCCGCGGAGACCGCCCGGAAGCAGGGCACCGTGGTCACGATCCCGCCCACAGCACTTTCAGCGACACACCTTTCAATGACGAAACAGGAAGAATCGGAGTACACAGCATGA
- a CDS encoding ABC transporter substrate-binding protein, translating into MKTRKTFPAVALAAVVALLLSACSPGVAAPADQSAAPTPAKPSSASAAPGAVNALTLKGPAEAATVPDVTPAVQNPRPALPVTVQDASGRSVTVTSTDRLLALDLYGTLTDTVVGLGLEKHLVGRSNADTQKVLKNLPVVTQGGHDLNTEAVLQLRPSLVLTNTTIGSEDKYRQLESAGVTVVRFKQPQGLDGIGKTIDAVGRALGLSQAAHTLAQRTDADLAKARTRISELKAATPTAPRGAVLYIRGTAGVFFILGRDYGAADVIDALGLKDVAAENGITQLKPANAEALVSLDPEIVLAMKDGVQSTGGVDGLVKRPGMAATTAGANKRIITAADGQLLSYGPRTPANLIALAEAIYTDGSGAK; encoded by the coding sequence GTGAAGACCCGCAAGACCTTCCCCGCCGTGGCGCTGGCCGCCGTCGTCGCGCTCCTGCTGAGCGCCTGCTCTCCCGGTGTCGCGGCGCCCGCAGACCAGAGCGCGGCCCCCACCCCGGCCAAGCCCTCCAGCGCAAGCGCCGCCCCCGGCGCCGTCAACGCCCTGACGCTCAAGGGCCCGGCGGAAGCCGCCACCGTCCCGGACGTGACGCCGGCTGTGCAGAACCCGCGTCCCGCCCTGCCGGTCACCGTCCAGGACGCTTCGGGACGCTCCGTCACCGTCACGTCCACGGACCGGCTGCTCGCCCTGGACCTGTACGGCACCCTCACGGACACCGTGGTCGGGCTCGGACTGGAGAAGCATCTGGTGGGGCGGTCGAACGCGGACACCCAGAAGGTCCTGAAGAACCTCCCCGTCGTCACCCAGGGAGGGCACGACCTCAACACGGAAGCCGTGCTGCAGCTGCGTCCGAGCCTCGTGCTCACCAACACCACCATCGGCAGCGAGGACAAATACCGGCAGCTGGAGTCCGCCGGTGTCACCGTGGTCCGGTTCAAGCAGCCTCAGGGCCTGGACGGGATCGGGAAGACCATCGACGCCGTGGGACGCGCCCTCGGCCTGAGCCAGGCGGCCCACACCCTCGCGCAGCGCACGGACGCGGACCTGGCCAAGGCCCGCACCCGGATCTCCGAGCTCAAGGCGGCCACTCCCACCGCCCCGCGCGGGGCGGTGCTCTACATCCGCGGCACGGCGGGCGTGTTCTTCATCCTGGGCCGTGACTACGGCGCGGCCGACGTCATCGACGCCCTGGGGCTGAAGGACGTGGCCGCGGAGAACGGCATCACCCAGCTCAAACCGGCCAATGCGGAAGCACTGGTCAGCCTGGACCCGGAGATCGTCCTGGCCATGAAGGACGGTGTCCAGTCGACGGGCGGCGTGGACGGGCTGGTCAAGCGGCCCGGAATGGCCGCCACCACCGCCGGTGCCAACAAGCGCATCATCACCGCCGCGGACGGCCAGCTGCTCTCCTACGGTCCCCGGACCCCGGCCAACCTGATCGCCCTGGCCGAAGCGATCTACACCGACGGGTCGGGCGCCAAGTGA
- a CDS encoding heme oxygenase (biliverdin-producing) produces MSAESPAFSSRLRQATRVDHTEAESSEFITSLMEGARSGADYVLLLAQYRPLYAALESATARWRHEPAVADLFDPALDRLAALDADLPRLAEWASLREVPAVVPAAEAYARRITATGAMNDPGRLVAHHYLRYLGDLSGGQAIGALVARHYGVPADLLRMWEFPSIPKPKPYKERYRGLLDAFAAQHDGDAVVHEAALGFRLNRDVFGELSRRSPQLATV; encoded by the coding sequence ATGTCTGCTGAAAGCCCCGCTTTCTCCTCCCGCCTGCGCCAGGCGACCCGCGTGGACCATACTGAAGCCGAGAGCTCGGAATTCATCACGTCCCTCATGGAGGGGGCGCGCAGCGGCGCGGACTACGTGCTGCTCCTGGCCCAGTACCGGCCGCTCTATGCGGCGCTGGAGAGCGCGACGGCGCGGTGGCGGCACGAGCCGGCCGTGGCGGATCTCTTCGACCCCGCGCTCGACCGCCTGGCGGCGCTCGATGCAGACCTTCCGCGTCTGGCCGAGTGGGCCAGCCTTCGGGAAGTGCCCGCTGTCGTCCCGGCCGCCGAGGCTTATGCCCGGCGCATCACGGCGACAGGCGCGATGAACGACCCGGGTCGCCTGGTGGCGCACCACTACCTGCGATACCTGGGCGATCTCTCGGGTGGGCAGGCCATCGGCGCCCTGGTGGCGCGCCATTACGGTGTTCCTGCTGACCTGCTGCGCATGTGGGAATTCCCGTCCATCCCCAAGCCCAAGCCGTACAAGGAGCGGTATCGGGGCCTCCTGGATGCCTTCGCCGCGCAGCATGACGGTGACGCGGTGGTACATGAAGCGGCGCTCGGTTTCCGACTGAACCGTGACGTCTTCGGCGAACTGTCCCGGCGATCCCCACAGCTCGCCACGGTCTGA
- a CDS encoding FecCD family ABC transporter permease: MSSPAVPGLRSFPEDHGGRTHYDSPTLTAPADGGTTGTSPQRAAPGGDQGPGTAPASTGRTGGRRARALLTAAVLCAALVLVILISSSLGQFSTSPGQVLDSLRRVALGGADPLADRLDATLWTIRFPRTVLALLVGACLAVAGTVMQGLFANPLAEPSIIGVSAGASVGASLVIVAGAAVTLPWTLPAAAFAGALLVTALVWSLSRTGGRAVVLALVLTGIAINAVAGAATSFLVFLGDTSSREQIIFWQMGTLSNATWQSAGITAAVFLAGLLGCLAIRGKIDVLALGDRSASAMGIPVERLRLLAILLVCVLTGVAVAFAGVISFVGLIVPHTLRLVVGPSQRYLVPLSALGGAVLLGLADIAARTVIPFADLPVGVFTALVGGPLFLVLLRRTLRGSGVQA, from the coding sequence GTGAGTTCCCCGGCGGTACCCGGCCTGAGGTCCTTCCCCGAGGACCACGGCGGTCGCACGCACTACGACTCCCCCACCCTCACCGCACCCGCGGACGGCGGCACCACGGGCACGTCCCCGCAGCGGGCCGCGCCGGGAGGGGACCAGGGACCCGGAACCGCCCCGGCATCCACCGGGCGAACCGGTGGCCGGCGCGCCCGGGCCCTGCTCACGGCGGCGGTCCTCTGTGCCGCCCTGGTTCTCGTCATCCTGATCTCCTCCTCGCTCGGCCAGTTCTCCACCTCGCCGGGCCAGGTCCTGGATTCACTGCGCCGGGTGGCCCTGGGCGGCGCCGATCCGCTCGCGGACCGCCTGGACGCCACCCTCTGGACCATCCGCTTCCCGCGCACGGTGCTCGCCCTGCTGGTGGGCGCCTGCCTGGCCGTGGCCGGGACCGTCATGCAGGGCCTCTTCGCCAACCCCCTCGCCGAGCCCAGCATCATCGGAGTGTCCGCAGGGGCGTCGGTGGGCGCGAGCCTGGTGATCGTGGCCGGTGCCGCCGTCACACTGCCCTGGACCCTGCCCGCGGCGGCCTTCGCCGGCGCCCTGCTGGTCACGGCCCTGGTGTGGTCCCTGTCCCGCACCGGTGGCCGGGCCGTGGTCCTCGCGCTGGTTCTGACGGGGATCGCCATCAACGCGGTGGCCGGGGCGGCCACCAGCTTCCTCGTCTTCCTCGGCGACACCAGTTCCCGGGAACAGATCATCTTCTGGCAGATGGGGACCCTCTCCAACGCCACCTGGCAGTCCGCCGGGATCACCGCGGCCGTCTTCCTGGCAGGGCTTCTCGGCTGTCTGGCGATCCGCGGAAAGATCGACGTCCTCGCCCTGGGCGACCGCTCGGCGTCCGCCATGGGCATCCCGGTGGAACGGCTGAGACTGCTCGCCATCCTCCTGGTGTGCGTGCTGACCGGTGTGGCCGTGGCCTTCGCGGGGGTGATCTCCTTCGTGGGCCTGATCGTGCCGCACACCCTCCGGCTGGTGGTGGGCCCCTCCCAGCGCTATCTGGTGCCGCTCTCCGCACTGGGCGGGGCCGTTCTGCTCGGCCTGGCGGACATCGCCGCCCGCACGGTCATCCCGTTCGCCGACCTGCCCGTGGGCGTCTTCACCGCCCTAGTCGGCGGTCCCCTGTTCCTGGTTCTGCTCCGCAGGACCCTGCGCGGTTCGGGGGTGCAGGCATGA
- a CDS encoding ABC transporter substrate-binding protein has translation MKNQKLRVLTAVVLAGAVATGASACGQKNSASAAAERTLSYRSIWSADEPQAKILKSALDDFAQQEGVKVDVKFVGRTGGDALTTEMAAGKGPDLFDAGSDNLPAWRAQNLAAPVDDVLKMPVPGENGKTVGDLVPAALQKAASDDKGLGFLPHTAISTAVWFDAAKHPELASAPPKTWDEFVAYLNKAKAAGRTPICQDGTVPFYNVYWLYSALVNAGGSGSLLGLQKTSDAWDKPEVLAAAGKVEQLAKGGYFQPNFIATKYPAAQNDWVQGKCDLNINGTWLASEVASATPSGAQIRSFQLPVGGKDSVEAGALGLGVNAKGKNAEDAKKFLAFFEQSKYQKRIADEAKNIPARSDVPAPKALSDAQKALADAKDVHLTYDTAAGNKAWWNDMFLPLDDQLLQGKISAAQFVQQGKQKSAQIMAGQK, from the coding sequence ATGAAGAACCAGAAACTGCGGGTCCTCACCGCCGTCGTCCTGGCCGGCGCGGTGGCCACCGGCGCCTCTGCGTGCGGCCAGAAGAACAGCGCCTCGGCGGCCGCCGAGCGCACGCTCAGCTATCGCTCCATCTGGAGCGCCGACGAGCCGCAGGCCAAGATCCTCAAGAGCGCCCTGGACGACTTCGCCCAGCAGGAAGGCGTCAAGGTCGACGTCAAGTTCGTCGGGCGCACGGGCGGTGACGCACTGACCACCGAGATGGCCGCGGGGAAGGGGCCGGATCTGTTCGACGCCGGCTCGGACAACCTGCCCGCCTGGCGAGCCCAGAATCTGGCCGCCCCGGTGGATGACGTGCTGAAGATGCCCGTCCCGGGCGAGAACGGCAAGACGGTCGGCGATCTGGTGCCGGCGGCCCTGCAGAAGGCCGCCTCGGACGACAAGGGCCTCGGATTCCTCCCCCACACCGCCATCTCGACCGCCGTGTGGTTCGACGCCGCCAAGCACCCGGAACTCGCGTCCGCTCCCCCGAAGACCTGGGATGAGTTCGTCGCGTACCTCAACAAGGCCAAGGCCGCCGGCCGGACCCCTATCTGTCAGGACGGGACCGTCCCGTTCTACAACGTCTACTGGCTGTACTCCGCCCTGGTGAACGCCGGCGGCTCCGGCAGCCTGCTCGGTCTCCAGAAGACCTCGGACGCATGGGACAAGCCGGAGGTCCTCGCGGCCGCGGGCAAGGTGGAGCAGCTGGCCAAGGGCGGCTACTTCCAGCCGAACTTCATCGCCACCAAGTACCCGGCCGCCCAGAACGACTGGGTTCAGGGCAAGTGCGATCTGAACATCAACGGCACCTGGCTGGCCAGCGAAGTCGCCTCCGCCACCCCGTCCGGCGCCCAGATCCGTTCCTTCCAGCTTCCCGTGGGCGGCAAGGACTCCGTGGAGGCCGGCGCACTCGGCCTCGGGGTGAACGCCAAGGGCAAGAACGCCGAGGACGCCAAGAAGTTCCTGGCCTTCTTCGAACAGTCCAAGTACCAGAAGCGCATCGCGGACGAGGCCAAGAACATCCCGGCCCGCAGCGACGTCCCCGCCCCCAAGGCCCTCTCGGACGCTCAGAAGGCCCTGGCCGACGCCAAGGACGTGCACCTGACCTACGACACGGCCGCCGGCAACAAGGCCTGGTGGAACGACATGTTCCTGCCCCTGGACGACCAGCTCCTGCAGGGCAAGATCAGCGCGGCCCAGTTCGTCCAGCAGGGCAAGCAGAAGTCCGCTCAGATCATGGCCGGGCAGAAATGA
- a CDS encoding carbohydrate ABC transporter permease, with amino-acid sequence MRKLGRFCGNVFVPSVTVAALWLWVAFNLVLVAWIGIQSLKTSGDIIQNPFALPTDPQWKNFGTVWELGQFAQAALNSVVVTGLGALLIVAIAAPAAYVLARSSKKVAGPLTAYFAVGLSIPLQTLAVPIVVAKLGLSSFMVDWVTGWWDDRITLLIFEVVFSLPFAVFVLTGFFRSLPHEVEEAAEVDGAGPLTLFRQIVLPLAKPGLTTVLVLNIIGLWNSALLVMLIVSDPEQRTLPVALLNLYSAMQYSSDWGGLFAGIVILVFPMVVLYLWVGRRIIDGMTAGMGK; translated from the coding sequence ATGAGGAAACTCGGCCGCTTCTGCGGCAACGTCTTCGTCCCGTCCGTGACCGTCGCGGCCCTCTGGCTGTGGGTGGCCTTCAACCTGGTGCTGGTCGCCTGGATCGGCATCCAGTCGCTCAAGACCTCGGGCGACATCATCCAGAACCCGTTCGCCCTGCCTACCGACCCGCAGTGGAAGAACTTCGGGACGGTCTGGGAGCTCGGGCAGTTCGCCCAGGCGGCGCTCAACAGCGTGGTCGTCACGGGGCTCGGGGCGCTGCTCATCGTGGCGATCGCCGCGCCGGCCGCTTATGTGCTGGCCCGGTCGAGCAAGAAGGTGGCCGGCCCGCTCACGGCGTATTTCGCCGTCGGGCTCTCGATTCCGCTGCAGACGCTCGCGGTGCCGATCGTGGTCGCGAAGCTGGGCCTGAGCAGCTTCATGGTGGACTGGGTCACCGGCTGGTGGGACGACCGGATCACGCTGCTGATCTTCGAAGTCGTGTTCTCGCTGCCGTTCGCGGTCTTCGTCCTCACCGGGTTCTTCCGGTCCCTTCCGCACGAAGTGGAGGAGGCGGCGGAGGTCGACGGCGCGGGTCCGCTCACTCTGTTCCGGCAGATCGTGCTCCCCCTGGCAAAGCCCGGGCTGACAACGGTGCTGGTGCTCAACATCATCGGCCTGTGGAATTCGGCGCTGCTCGTGATGCTGATCGTGTCCGATCCGGAGCAGCGCACCCTTCCGGTCGCTCTCCTGAACCTGTATTCCGCCATGCAGTACAGCTCCGATTGGGGCGGCCTGTTCGCCGGGATCGTGATCCTCGTGTTTCCCATGGTCGTGCTGTATCTGTGGGTCGGGCGGCGGATCATCGACGGCATGACCGCCGGCATGGGCAAGTAA
- a CDS encoding HtaA domain-containing protein: MSITHLPRWRRALGAAAATAVVAAGTFAAVPAAQAADPVTGTVSDARLTWGVKESFRKYLLSPIAQGAITPSGGVTQQAGNGLFDWAGGTGQLENGTGSLSFPGTVHFTGHSGQLDVTFAHPTLHITSSTTGLLRLDAKTKAFGGSPALDVAQTDFANVTFSPLTVSSGKLELQGVSALLTANGAKAFAGFYSEGTALDPASATGTFTAPSRFNPQTTVNVTSADATDGLKLAVGGTGYLDLPKASTGKDAVGVYAAVIDRSAASTDVNAGNTLGNNFAYMPAGAQGVFNTTVSVPTAKLSKDAPLDVIIWSAHGNPTADNVIYRQPLTLSKAQRDALFPAPAATPSTEHAVKSATAQDGLVVNVNGKDYSSDLVNGVYVGIVDRSKATGSFGAADVLGANWARSLVDNGFSQDTKAIAADTLNQDASYDVVVWKGHTNPDASTVLYREALTLTPAQRQALFPTVVEPEKPVTGAVTVTGKGFTKLPLTSTGKEANGVYVAAVKKGTDLSTITMENMHDATVGEAQWVPGALISQGAFSTTLNIPAGTTDPLEVITWVAHGLITPDTLLGRQDLTGTSVAFTYKPGTGGNGGGKTPGKPQVTPLVTNGNIVAPRPKPTVKPAPQVKCTVEDVSAVSGTPSLSWGVKSSFRSYVVGGIAKGSISTANGATSTGDGFLWGSGTGSLDANGLGTLSFPGQVNFSGHDGLLNTTISGVRVQITGAGTGVLVANVSSQDMERKDLSASNITFATLSFGSLSQTGGSASATLTAEGARAFAGFYSAGQALDGLTVSMSGATGATTKQVCRDAAGNLVNSDGTALASTGAASAGVIGVAGMLLLLGTAAVTLAARRQETTARH; this comes from the coding sequence ATGTCCATCACTCACTTGCCTCGATGGCGACGCGCCCTGGGGGCGGCGGCCGCAACGGCCGTGGTCGCGGCGGGCACCTTCGCCGCGGTCCCGGCCGCTCAGGCCGCGGACCCCGTCACCGGCACCGTCTCCGACGCCAGACTCACCTGGGGCGTCAAAGAATCGTTCCGCAAGTACCTCCTCAGCCCGATCGCCCAGGGCGCCATCACCCCCAGCGGAGGTGTGACCCAGCAGGCCGGCAATGGACTCTTCGACTGGGCCGGCGGCACCGGCCAGCTGGAGAACGGAACGGGCAGCCTGTCCTTCCCGGGCACCGTGCACTTCACGGGTCACAGCGGCCAGCTGGATGTCACCTTCGCCCATCCGACACTGCACATCACCTCGTCCACCACCGGCCTGCTCCGCCTGGACGCCAAGACCAAGGCTTTCGGCGGCAGCCCCGCCCTGGACGTCGCACAGACGGACTTCGCCAACGTCACCTTCTCCCCGCTCACCGTGAGCAGCGGCAAGCTTGAGCTGCAGGGCGTCTCGGCCCTCCTGACCGCCAACGGCGCCAAGGCCTTCGCAGGCTTCTACTCTGAAGGCACCGCCCTCGACCCCGCGTCCGCCACGGGAACCTTCACCGCGCCGTCGCGCTTCAACCCGCAGACGACCGTGAACGTGACCTCCGCCGACGCCACCGACGGACTGAAGCTCGCCGTGGGCGGCACCGGGTACCTCGACCTCCCGAAGGCCTCCACCGGTAAGGACGCCGTGGGCGTCTACGCTGCAGTGATCGACCGCTCGGCCGCGTCCACCGACGTCAACGCCGGGAACACGCTCGGCAATAACTTCGCCTACATGCCGGCCGGCGCCCAGGGTGTCTTCAACACCACGGTCTCCGTCCCCACCGCGAAGCTCAGCAAGGACGCCCCGCTGGACGTCATCATCTGGTCGGCCCACGGCAACCCCACGGCGGACAACGTCATCTACCGCCAGCCGCTCACCCTGAGCAAGGCCCAGCGTGACGCCCTGTTCCCCGCTCCGGCGGCCACCCCCAGCACCGAACACGCCGTCAAGTCCGCCACCGCCCAGGACGGCCTCGTGGTGAACGTGAATGGCAAGGACTACAGCAGCGACCTCGTCAACGGCGTGTACGTCGGCATCGTGGACCGCAGCAAGGCCACCGGCTCCTTCGGCGCGGCCGATGTGCTCGGCGCCAACTGGGCCCGCAGCCTGGTGGACAACGGTTTCAGCCAGGACACCAAGGCCATCGCCGCGGACACGCTGAACCAGGACGCCTCCTACGACGTCGTGGTCTGGAAGGGCCACACCAACCCCGACGCCTCCACCGTCCTCTACCGTGAGGCCCTCACCCTGACCCCGGCCCAGCGCCAGGCACTCTTCCCCACGGTCGTCGAACCGGAGAAGCCCGTCACCGGCGCGGTGACTGTGACCGGCAAGGGCTTCACCAAGCTGCCGCTCACCTCCACCGGCAAGGAAGCCAACGGCGTCTACGTCGCCGCCGTGAAGAAGGGCACCGACCTCTCCACCATCACGATGGAGAACATGCACGACGCCACCGTGGGCGAGGCGCAGTGGGTCCCCGGCGCCCTGATCAGCCAGGGCGCCTTCAGCACCACGCTGAACATCCCCGCAGGCACCACCGATCCGCTCGAGGTCATCACCTGGGTGGCCCACGGCCTCATCACCCCGGACACACTGCTGGGACGTCAGGACCTCACCGGGACCAGCGTCGCCTTCACCTACAAGCCCGGCACCGGCGGTAACGGTGGCGGCAAGACCCCGGGCAAGCCGCAGGTCACTCCCCTGGTCACGAACGGCAACATCGTGGCCCCGAGGCCCAAGCCCACGGTCAAGCCCGCCCCGCAGGTCAAGTGCACCGTGGAAGACGTGTCCGCCGTGTCCGGCACCCCGTCCCTGAGCTGGGGCGTGAAGTCGTCCTTCCGCAGCTACGTGGTGGGCGGCATCGCCAAGGGCAGCATCTCCACGGCCAACGGCGCCACCTCCACCGGTGACGGATTCCTCTGGGGCTCCGGCACCGGCAGCCTGGACGCGAACGGCCTCGGCACCCTGTCCTTCCCCGGCCAGGTGAACTTCTCCGGGCATGACGGTCTCCTGAACACCACCATCAGCGGTGTGCGCGTCCAGATCACCGGCGCCGGCACGGGCGTGCTCGTGGCCAACGTCAGCAGCCAGGACATGGAGCGCAAGGATCTCTCGGCCTCCAACATCACCTTCGCGACGCTGAGCTTCGGCTCGCTCTCCCAGACCGGCGGCTCCGCCAGCGCCACCCTGACCGCCGAAGGCGCGCGGGCGTTCGCCGGCTTCTACTCCGCGGGCCAGGCCCTGGACGGCCTCACGGTCTCCATGTCCGGCGCCACCGGAGCCACCACCAAGCAGGTCTGCCGCGATGCCGCCGGCAACCTGGTCAACTCCGACGGCACGGCCCTGGCCTCCACGGGCGCCGCCTCCGCCGGCGTCATCGGCGTGGCAGGGATGCTGCTCCTGCTCGGCACAGCAGCCGTGACCCTGGCGGCCCGCCGCCAGGAGACCACCGCCCGCCACTGA